The following coding sequences lie in one Saccharopolyspora hordei genomic window:
- a CDS encoding TMEM165/GDT1 family protein codes for MLGSIALSSVAIFMAELGDKSQLMAMTFATRYRAWQVLVGITLATTVVHAVSVALGFGMGELLPTEWVAIVAGVAFLGFAAWTLRGDRLTEEEKRKASQRAGSAVLVVTVAFFLAELGDKTMLATVTLATHHDWLGTWIGSTVGMVAADALAIGVGLLLGKHVPERLVRYGAAALFAAFGAWLVVDAALALA; via the coding sequence GTGCTGGGCAGCATTGCGCTGAGTTCCGTGGCGATCTTCATGGCCGAACTGGGGGACAAGTCCCAATTGATGGCCATGACGTTCGCGACGCGGTACCGGGCGTGGCAGGTGCTGGTGGGCATCACGCTCGCCACCACCGTGGTGCACGCCGTGTCGGTGGCGCTCGGCTTCGGCATGGGCGAACTGCTGCCGACCGAGTGGGTCGCGATCGTCGCGGGTGTGGCCTTCCTCGGGTTCGCCGCGTGGACGCTGCGCGGTGACCGCCTGACGGAGGAGGAGAAGCGCAAGGCCTCCCAGCGCGCCGGGTCCGCGGTGCTGGTGGTCACCGTCGCGTTCTTCCTCGCCGAGCTCGGCGACAAGACGATGCTGGCCACGGTCACCCTCGCCACCCACCACGACTGGCTCGGCACGTGGATCGGGTCGACGGTCGGCATGGTGGCGGCCGACGCGCTGGCCATCGGGGTCGGGCTGCTGCTCGGCAAGCACGTGCCGGAGCGGCTGGTCCGCTACGGGGCGGCGGCCCTCTTCGCGGCCTTCGGCGCCTGGCTCGTCGTCGACGCCGCGCTCGCCCTGGCCTGA
- a CDS encoding TIGR02680 family protein — MSRESTDPAANRWRLHRGGIVNIWQYAETTFDLSGGRAIFQGTNGSGKSRTLELLLPLCLDGDLRQLGSKGFDTVSIRRLMLDEYPGGPNRIGYAWIELRRETPDGGEEFLTCGIGVKASKTSQAVSDSWRFITTRRVGINLHLVGADRVPLGSAQLRDLLGADCVLDDQAFRAKVAATVYGVPAARYGDLLHLQRTLRNPDVGLKVLEGQLEQILSDALPPLDPGLVERLATSFDDLESIRENIVRLTGADKALSAFLSTYSGYAFGALRDRAEAMRTAQQKLRALRDELSTLERQVAGKQQDRQAAERTIAELEQREAELESSIDALRSHPAYSELQNLRDREQLVDSARGAAVAALDTAAKHRAQEHRSAESVVGVLRRLSGDAEAAVQAAARAAQQLSTAGLDGSLVPKPPAIPAAELRAEHAEVRTSPEPDAVPEALQRAVAPQLDAEALVAEFRAVVAGSQHLAATARQRAALTLALHQQAVELDAEQDRVAELHKLARQAQLTATEAAGRRNQAQQELSDAAAVWVERVQKWAAEWPSDVDDPAPEPPTAEELVEDRAATRQARERARRWARPHLHEARRRVSAVEQEIEELRAESRTREHELAELRAGHEQTPARPGWADAERDPETGRAFYELVDFQPSVRDEDRAGLEAALQSSGLLTAWVTADGAVPELGDLVAAPTEPAAGGTLADLLTPAAVADCPVPPERVAALLSAVSTDGRTGLSVSADGSWRAGVLSGAWRKDAAEYVGAGAREAARARRIAELEEELARLRDEVGAAERRHREAAEHAAELEQHLESYPDDGDLLTAHAKLTTAIEAAADSEQKAAQLREQHAGADQRWQAAHAELVRAAGEADLPADTRALDAAHRAAVDARSGIEALREAIESRCLPTLADLQGISLHHDVAVADRMEAEAQAERRCAAYAEQARGLEELTSAVGGEAQQISDKVSALERERAELRQQLPQARERVSSLREAGARLETQLENKRAQLAGREQDAASATEAFQQALRIPGLWSAAEVAEEQPTDLDEAAALLSGAERRGSSEATVLNRLQTLQHSLSGSYDITAADQHGLLTVTVTGEEGPQPVAEAARRVGERLAEQRGYLNERYQSIFADYLIRDLAERLRGQMSIAQDLCERMNEVLDGARSSQGVHVQLDWQPSAALGDDIKQAIELVRTPFANRSDDQDAVLRKVFTDLIEAERDSTSGGYAEILARALDYRSWFAFTVRVRDTGPDGKPRVRRLRQLSSGETRLISYVTLFAAAAAFYDAVSVSSDGRGPLRLVLLDEAFERLDDPTIARMLGLLVDLDMDWLITWPSGWGVSPKIPKMHIYDVLRPRSGHGIACTHTTWTGTDLHRADT; from the coding sequence GTGAGCCGAGAGAGCACGGATCCCGCGGCGAACCGCTGGCGGCTGCACCGCGGCGGGATCGTCAACATCTGGCAGTACGCCGAGACGACCTTTGACCTCAGCGGCGGCCGGGCGATCTTCCAGGGCACCAACGGCTCCGGCAAGTCCCGCACCCTGGAGCTGCTGCTGCCGCTGTGCCTGGACGGCGACCTGCGGCAGCTGGGGTCCAAGGGCTTCGACACGGTCAGCATCCGGCGGCTGATGCTCGACGAGTACCCGGGCGGGCCGAACCGCATCGGCTACGCGTGGATCGAGCTGCGCCGCGAGACGCCCGACGGCGGCGAGGAGTTCCTGACCTGCGGGATCGGGGTGAAGGCGTCCAAGACCTCGCAGGCGGTCAGCGACTCGTGGCGCTTCATCACCACCCGCCGGGTGGGCATCAACCTGCACCTGGTGGGCGCGGACCGGGTGCCGCTGGGCTCGGCGCAGCTGCGCGACCTGCTCGGCGCCGACTGCGTGCTGGACGACCAGGCGTTCCGCGCCAAGGTCGCGGCCACCGTCTACGGGGTGCCCGCCGCCCGCTACGGCGACCTGCTGCACCTGCAGCGCACGCTGCGCAACCCCGACGTGGGGCTGAAGGTGCTGGAGGGGCAGCTGGAGCAGATCCTCTCCGACGCGCTGCCGCCGCTGGACCCCGGTCTGGTCGAGCGGCTGGCCACCTCGTTCGACGACCTGGAGTCGATCCGGGAGAACATCGTCCGGCTGACCGGCGCGGACAAGGCCCTCTCCGCGTTCCTGTCGACCTACTCCGGTTACGCGTTCGGGGCGCTGCGCGACCGGGCCGAGGCGATGCGCACCGCCCAGCAGAAGCTGCGCGCGCTGCGCGACGAACTGTCCACCCTGGAGCGCCAGGTCGCGGGCAAGCAGCAGGACCGCCAGGCGGCGGAGCGGACGATCGCCGAGCTGGAGCAGCGCGAGGCCGAGCTGGAGTCCAGCATCGACGCGCTGCGCTCCCACCCCGCCTACTCGGAGCTGCAGAACCTGCGCGACCGCGAGCAGCTGGTGGACAGCGCCCGCGGCGCGGCGGTCGCCGCGCTGGACACCGCGGCCAAGCACCGCGCGCAGGAGCACCGCTCGGCGGAGTCGGTCGTGGGCGTGCTGCGGCGGTTGTCCGGTGACGCCGAAGCGGCCGTCCAGGCAGCGGCGCGGGCGGCGCAGCAGCTGTCCACCGCGGGCCTGGACGGGTCGTTGGTGCCCAAGCCGCCGGCGATCCCGGCCGCGGAGCTGCGCGCCGAGCACGCCGAGGTCCGCACCTCGCCGGAACCCGACGCCGTGCCGGAGGCGCTGCAGCGCGCGGTCGCGCCGCAGCTGGACGCCGAAGCCCTGGTGGCGGAGTTCCGCGCCGTGGTGGCGGGGTCGCAGCACCTCGCCGCCACCGCCCGGCAGCGCGCGGCGCTCACGCTGGCGCTGCACCAGCAGGCCGTGGAGCTGGACGCCGAGCAGGACCGGGTCGCCGAGCTGCACAAGCTGGCCCGGCAGGCGCAGCTGACCGCGACCGAGGCGGCGGGCCGGCGCAACCAGGCCCAGCAGGAGCTCTCCGACGCGGCCGCGGTCTGGGTGGAGCGGGTGCAGAAGTGGGCGGCCGAGTGGCCGTCCGATGTGGACGACCCGGCGCCGGAGCCGCCCACCGCCGAGGAGCTCGTCGAGGACCGCGCCGCCACCCGGCAGGCCCGCGAGCGGGCGCGCCGCTGGGCGCGTCCGCACCTGCACGAGGCACGCCGGCGGGTGTCGGCCGTCGAGCAGGAGATCGAGGAGCTGCGCGCGGAGTCCCGCACCCGCGAGCACGAGCTGGCCGAGCTCCGCGCCGGTCACGAGCAGACCCCGGCCCGGCCGGGCTGGGCCGACGCCGAGCGGGACCCCGAGACGGGCCGCGCCTTCTACGAGCTGGTCGACTTCCAGCCGTCGGTGCGCGACGAGGACCGGGCGGGCCTGGAAGCGGCGCTGCAGTCCAGCGGCCTGCTCACCGCGTGGGTCACCGCCGACGGCGCGGTGCCCGAGCTGGGCGACCTGGTCGCCGCGCCCACCGAACCGGCGGCGGGCGGCACGCTCGCCGACCTGCTCACCCCCGCCGCCGTGGCCGACTGCCCGGTGCCACCGGAGCGGGTCGCCGCGCTGCTGTCCGCGGTGTCCACCGACGGCCGCACGGGGCTGTCGGTGTCCGCCGACGGTTCCTGGCGCGCCGGGGTGCTGTCCGGTGCGTGGCGCAAGGACGCCGCGGAGTACGTCGGGGCGGGCGCCCGCGAAGCGGCCCGCGCCCGGCGCATCGCGGAGCTCGAGGAGGAGCTGGCGCGGTTGCGCGACGAGGTCGGCGCGGCCGAGCGCCGGCACCGCGAGGCCGCCGAGCACGCCGCGGAGCTGGAGCAGCACCTGGAGTCCTACCCGGACGACGGCGACCTGCTCACCGCGCACGCGAAGCTGACCACCGCGATCGAGGCCGCCGCGGACAGCGAGCAGAAGGCGGCGCAGCTGCGCGAGCAGCACGCCGGCGCCGACCAGCGCTGGCAGGCGGCGCACGCCGAGCTGGTGCGCGCGGCCGGCGAGGCGGACCTGCCCGCCGACACCCGGGCGCTCGACGCGGCGCACCGGGCGGCCGTCGACGCCCGCAGCGGGATCGAGGCGCTGCGCGAGGCGATCGAGTCCCGCTGCCTGCCGACGCTGGCGGACCTGCAGGGGATCTCACTGCACCACGACGTCGCCGTCGCCGACCGGATGGAGGCCGAGGCGCAGGCGGAGCGGCGCTGCGCGGCCTACGCGGAGCAGGCCCGCGGGCTGGAGGAGCTCACCTCCGCCGTCGGCGGGGAGGCGCAGCAGATCTCCGACAAGGTGAGCGCGCTGGAACGCGAGCGCGCCGAGCTGCGGCAGCAGCTGCCGCAGGCGCGGGAGCGGGTCAGCTCGCTGCGCGAGGCCGGGGCGCGGCTGGAGACCCAGCTGGAGAACAAGCGGGCGCAGCTGGCGGGCCGCGAGCAGGACGCGGCGTCGGCGACCGAGGCCTTCCAGCAGGCGCTGCGCATCCCCGGCCTGTGGTCGGCGGCCGAGGTCGCCGAGGAGCAGCCCACGGACCTCGACGAGGCAGCCGCGCTGCTGTCCGGGGCCGAGCGGCGCGGGTCGTCGGAGGCCACCGTGCTCAACCGGCTCCAGACCCTGCAGCACTCGCTGAGCGGCAGCTACGACATCACCGCCGCCGACCAGCACGGCCTGCTCACGGTGACCGTCACCGGCGAGGAGGGGCCGCAGCCGGTGGCCGAGGCGGCGCGCCGGGTCGGCGAGCGGCTCGCCGAGCAGCGCGGCTACCTCAACGAGCGCTACCAGTCGATCTTCGCCGACTACCTGATCCGCGACCTGGCGGAGCGCCTGCGCGGGCAGATGTCCATCGCCCAGGACCTCTGTGAGCGGATGAACGAGGTGCTCGACGGGGCCCGCTCCAGCCAGGGCGTGCACGTCCAGCTGGACTGGCAGCCGTCGGCGGCGCTGGGCGACGACATCAAACAGGCCATCGAGCTGGTGCGCACCCCGTTCGCGAACCGCAGCGACGACCAGGACGCCGTGCTGCGCAAGGTGTTCACCGACCTCATCGAGGCCGAGCGGGACAGCACCTCGGGCGGCTACGCGGAGATCCTGGCGCGGGCGCTGGACTACCGCTCCTGGTTCGCGTTCACCGTGCGGGTGCGCGACACCGGCCCCGACGGCAAGCCGCGGGTGCGGCGGTTGCGGCAGCTGTCCTCCGGCGAGACGCGCCTGATCTCCTACGTGACGCTGTTCGCGGCCGCGGCGGCGTTCTACGACGCGGTCAGCGTGTCCTCGGACGGCCGGGGCCCGCTGCGCCTGGTGCTGCTGGACGAGGCGTTCGAGCGGCTGGACGACCCGACGATCGCGCGCATGCTGGGGCTGCTGGTCGACCTGGACATGGACTGGCTGATCACCTGGCCCAGCGGGTGGGGTGTCTCGCCGAAGATCCCGAAGATGCACATCTACGACGTGCTCCGGCCCCGCAGCGGCCACGGCATCGCGTGCACGCACACGACCTGGACGGGCACCGACCTCCACCGCGCGGACACCTAG
- a CDS encoding biotin-dependent carboxyltransferase family protein, with protein MSCVEVLATGPLATVQDLGRPGLAGIGVGRSGAADSGAFRLANRLVGNDEGAAAIEVTFGGLVVRATRDLTAALTGAPCPITVDGRGAAPNSVLRIPAGAVVELGVPDRGLRSYLAVRGGIAVEPVLGSRATDVLAGLGPEPLAPGMTLPVGPPPRRFPQVDVAPVPACPDGEITLRVVFGPRHDWFTEDALSTLVSSCYEVTADSNRVGMRLSGPLLERCRHDELPSEGMVAGALQVPPSARPTLFLADHPVTGGYPVIAVVVAADLDKAAQARPGQRIRFRS; from the coding sequence ATGAGCTGCGTGGAGGTGCTCGCCACCGGGCCGCTCGCGACGGTGCAGGACCTGGGCCGCCCGGGGCTCGCCGGGATCGGCGTCGGGCGCTCCGGCGCGGCCGACAGCGGCGCGTTCCGGTTGGCCAACCGGTTGGTGGGCAACGACGAGGGCGCGGCCGCGATCGAGGTCACCTTCGGCGGTCTCGTCGTGCGCGCCACGCGGGACCTCACCGCTGCGCTGACCGGCGCGCCGTGTCCGATCACTGTGGACGGTCGTGGCGCGGCGCCGAACTCGGTGCTGCGGATCCCCGCGGGTGCGGTCGTGGAACTCGGCGTGCCCGACCGGGGCCTGCGCAGCTACCTGGCGGTGCGTGGCGGCATCGCGGTCGAACCCGTGCTGGGGTCGCGGGCCACCGACGTGCTGGCCGGGCTGGGGCCGGAACCGCTGGCGCCGGGGATGACGCTCCCGGTGGGCCCGCCGCCGAGGCGGTTCCCGCAGGTCGACGTGGCGCCGGTGCCGGCGTGCCCGGACGGCGAGATCACGCTGCGCGTGGTGTTCGGGCCGCGCCACGACTGGTTCACCGAGGACGCGCTGTCCACGTTGGTCAGCAGCTGCTACGAGGTGACCGCGGACAGCAACCGGGTCGGCATGCGGTTGTCCGGCCCGCTGCTGGAGCGCTGCCGGCACGACGAGCTGCCCAGCGAGGGCATGGTCGCCGGGGCGTTGCAGGTGCCGCCGTCGGCGCGGCCGACGCTGTTCCTCGCCGACCACCCGGTGACCGGCGGTTACCCGGTGATCGCCGTGGTGGTCGCCGCCGACCTGGACAAGGCGGCCCAGGCCCGCCCGGGGCAGCGGATCCGCTTCCGGTCGTGA
- a CDS encoding GNAT family N-acetyltransferase → MEIRDAVREDWPAIWPFMREIVAAGETFSWDRDITEERARQRWFPEPPGRTVVAVDGGAVLGTAVSGPNHEGPAAHVATASFMVDPAHAGRGVGRALGRHVLDRAKADGFRAMQFNAVVETNTRAVALWQSLGMEIVATLPQAFHHPVHGHVGLHVMYQLL, encoded by the coding sequence GTGGAGATCCGAGACGCGGTGCGCGAGGACTGGCCGGCGATCTGGCCGTTCATGCGGGAGATCGTGGCCGCCGGGGAGACGTTCTCCTGGGACCGCGACATCACCGAGGAGCGGGCGCGGCAGCGGTGGTTCCCGGAACCACCGGGCCGCACGGTGGTGGCGGTGGACGGTGGTGCGGTGCTCGGCACCGCGGTGTCCGGGCCGAACCACGAGGGCCCCGCCGCGCACGTGGCGACCGCGAGCTTCATGGTCGACCCGGCGCACGCCGGGCGCGGTGTCGGGCGCGCGCTGGGACGTCACGTGCTCGACCGGGCGAAGGCCGACGGGTTCCGGGCCATGCAGTTCAACGCGGTCGTGGAGACCAACACCCGGGCGGTGGCGCTGTGGCAGTCGCTGGGCATGGAGATCGTCGCCACGCTCCCGCAGGCCTTCCACCACCCGGTGCACGGTCACGTCGGCCTGCACGTCATGTACCAGCTGCTCTAG
- a CDS encoding saccharopine dehydrogenase family protein has translation MTWMIYGANGYTGRLVADLAIDRGERPVLAGRDPAKVAAVATPRGLPHRTFDLADPAAVDAGLRGIDVVAHCAGPFSATSAPMVEGCLRAGAHYLDITGEIDVFEAVFARHEQARSAGSVLLPGAGFDVVPTDCLAAMVAAELPTATHLDLAFQASGGISGGTVKSALEGAAIGGRARIDGEVRTVPLAWRRREVPFPSGPRRVTSLPWGDVSTAYRSTGIPNITTFAHLPGLDRAGQRSLGLSQALMRTRVVQRLGQAAIGLVVRGPGKATRSRSWVEVYAEATDDAGRSVSAALIGPDTYELTADAVLRAVHVLQSGPPEPGAHTPSTAFGADFVRRLHGVRVIEPARR, from the coding sequence ATGACCTGGATGATCTACGGCGCCAACGGCTACACCGGTCGCCTGGTCGCGGACCTGGCGATCGACCGCGGTGAACGCCCGGTGCTCGCCGGCCGCGACCCGGCGAAGGTCGCCGCGGTCGCCACCCCGCGCGGACTGCCCCACCGGACCTTCGACCTCGCCGACCCCGCGGCGGTCGACGCGGGCCTGCGGGGCATCGACGTGGTCGCGCACTGCGCCGGACCGTTCTCCGCGACCTCGGCACCGATGGTCGAGGGCTGCCTGCGCGCCGGCGCGCACTACCTGGACATCACCGGCGAGATCGACGTGTTCGAGGCGGTGTTCGCCCGCCACGAGCAGGCCCGCAGCGCCGGCTCGGTGCTGCTGCCCGGTGCCGGCTTCGACGTGGTGCCCACCGACTGCCTGGCCGCGATGGTCGCCGCTGAGCTGCCCACCGCGACCCACCTGGACCTGGCCTTCCAGGCCAGCGGCGGGATCAGCGGCGGCACGGTGAAGAGCGCGCTGGAAGGTGCGGCGATCGGTGGTCGCGCCCGCATCGACGGCGAAGTCCGGACCGTGCCGCTCGCATGGCGGCGGCGGGAGGTGCCGTTCCCCTCCGGCCCCCGCCGGGTGACCTCGCTGCCCTGGGGCGACGTGAGCACGGCGTACCGCAGCACCGGGATCCCCAACATCACGACGTTCGCCCACCTGCCCGGACTGGACCGGGCGGGGCAGCGGTCGCTCGGGCTGTCCCAGGCGCTCATGCGCACGCGCGTGGTGCAGCGGCTGGGACAGGCGGCGATCGGCCTCGTGGTCCGCGGACCGGGGAAGGCCACCCGCTCGCGCAGCTGGGTCGAGGTGTACGCGGAGGCCACCGACGACGCCGGGCGCAGCGTCTCGGCGGCGCTGATCGGCCCGGACACCTACGAGCTGACCGCCGACGCGGTGCTGCGCGCGGTCCACGTCCTGCAGTCCGGTCCGCCGGAACCCGGCGCGCACACGCCGTCCACGGCGTTCGGCGCCGACTTCGTCCGCCGGCTGCACGGGGTCCGCGTCATCGAGCCCGCGCGCCGCTGA
- a CDS encoding TIGR02679 family protein: MGAADDVRAVWGVEALRGLWEKAREALESPSPPATFRLELPDDEARRLVGEVYGRPMWGQGTRISVSKLDSAVRASRFGMGLEEVLEVLHGRPVVRREPDSRDERRERTVETLRAALAEHGLADAEWAEPWARWVHQYGRIAADELPALARRAAGVLASLSLDRTPETWTSRGELAARVGSAHELDNGTALSRVVLKAAALAHGVEPPGTERERRALWERCGVTLDAVSATVLCWSLPLVGSDEWSRGVRQRSALGLPVHLTHLDLRTAPDRLVEPGTAVAVCENPRVLESAAEERVEHPVVCLSGRPTTVALTLLDRLAADGATLHHHGDFDWAGVGITRSLWEHHGVRPWRMSAGDYREALDRAAAARTDLPNLVGTPGATPWDPALAELMSTAARAVEEEHVLPTLLADLRAGL, from the coding sequence GTGGGTGCAGCGGACGACGTGCGCGCCGTGTGGGGCGTCGAGGCCCTGCGGGGGTTGTGGGAGAAGGCGCGGGAGGCGCTGGAGTCCCCCTCTCCCCCGGCCACGTTCCGGCTGGAGCTGCCCGACGACGAGGCCCGGCGGCTCGTCGGTGAGGTCTACGGGCGTCCGATGTGGGGCCAGGGCACCCGGATCAGCGTGTCCAAGTTGGACTCCGCGGTCCGCGCCAGCCGGTTCGGCATGGGCCTGGAGGAAGTCCTGGAGGTCCTGCACGGGCGGCCGGTCGTCCGGCGCGAGCCGGACTCACGGGACGAGCGGCGGGAGCGGACGGTGGAGACGCTGCGCGCGGCGCTGGCCGAGCACGGGCTCGCGGACGCGGAGTGGGCCGAGCCGTGGGCCCGGTGGGTCCACCAGTACGGGCGGATCGCCGCGGACGAACTGCCCGCCCTCGCGCGGCGCGCTGCCGGGGTCCTGGCCTCGCTCAGCCTGGACCGCACGCCCGAGACGTGGACCTCGCGGGGCGAGCTGGCCGCGCGGGTCGGGAGCGCGCACGAGCTCGACAACGGCACCGCGCTGAGCCGCGTCGTGCTCAAGGCCGCGGCGCTGGCGCACGGCGTGGAACCGCCTGGCACCGAGCGGGAACGGCGGGCGCTGTGGGAGCGCTGCGGCGTCACGCTCGACGCGGTCTCGGCGACCGTGCTCTGCTGGTCCTTGCCGCTGGTCGGTTCCGACGAGTGGTCGCGCGGCGTCCGGCAGCGCTCCGCGCTCGGGCTCCCGGTGCACCTGACCCACCTCGACCTGCGCACCGCCCCGGACCGGCTCGTCGAGCCCGGCACCGCCGTCGCGGTGTGCGAGAACCCGCGGGTGCTGGAGTCCGCCGCGGAGGAGCGCGTCGAGCACCCCGTGGTGTGCTTGTCCGGCCGCCCGACCACGGTCGCGCTGACCCTGCTCGACCGGCTGGCCGCCGACGGCGCCACGCTGCACCACCACGGGGACTTCGACTGGGCCGGTGTCGGCATCACCCGGTCGCTCTGGGAGCACCACGGCGTCCGGCCGTGGCGGATGTCGGCCGGGGACTACCGCGAGGCCCTCGACCGCGCGGCCGCGGCCCGCACCGACCTGCCGAACCTCGTCGGCACCCCGGGCGCGACCCCGTGGGACCCGGCGCTGGCTGAGCTGATGTCCACCGCGGCCCGCGCCGTCGAGGAGGAGCACGTGCTGCCGACCCTCCTCGCCGACCTCCGGGCCGGGCTCTAG
- a CDS encoding VOC family protein → MASLVVEFSAQDPQRLARWWADVLGWELDAGAGTTVHPVGPGVELRFVPGGTAGEGQNDVHLDLRSESHDGQNRLVERLFNAGARFADVGQGDEVPWVVMADVEGNELCVLEPRKVYERTGPVAAVVVHTPDPRAAARSWAERTGMDLVSDRAEFAALCPVSGEGPHLEFLVSTSVAAGRVRVLAR, encoded by the coding sequence ATGGCATCGCTCGTGGTGGAGTTCTCGGCGCAGGACCCGCAGCGGCTCGCCCGCTGGTGGGCCGACGTGCTCGGCTGGGAGCTCGACGCCGGGGCCGGCACCACGGTGCACCCCGTCGGCCCGGGCGTGGAGCTGCGCTTCGTGCCGGGTGGGACGGCCGGCGAGGGCCAGAACGACGTCCACCTGGACCTGCGCAGCGAGTCGCACGACGGCCAGAACCGGCTCGTGGAGCGGCTGTTCAACGCCGGTGCCCGCTTCGCCGACGTCGGCCAGGGCGACGAGGTGCCCTGGGTGGTGATGGCCGACGTCGAGGGCAACGAGCTGTGCGTGCTGGAACCGCGCAAGGTCTACGAGCGCACCGGCCCGGTCGCCGCGGTCGTGGTCCACACCCCCGACCCGCGCGCCGCGGCCCGCAGCTGGGCCGAGAGAACCGGCATGGACCTCGTCAGCGACCGCGCCGAGTTCGCCGCCCTGTGCCCCGTCTCGGGCGAGGGACCGCACCTGGAGTTCCTGGTGTCGACGTCGGTCGCCGCGGGGAGGGTCCGCGTCCTGGCGAGGTGA
- the pxpB gene encoding 5-oxoprolinase subunit PxpB, with amino-acid sequence MRFLRCADSGLLVELDDLDAVQALHAALSDAPPEGVVDLVPAARTLLLQLDPRRADVAAIEAAVRAVEPRRSVGGDGALVEVPVVYDGADLAEVAALTGLTEREVVDRHTSAEWTVAFGGFAPGFGYLAGGPPELVVPRRSESRTKVPPGSVGLAGAFSGIYPRESPGGWQLIGRTDLEVWRVDRDPPALLRPGVRVRFQEVR; translated from the coding sequence ATGCGGTTCCTGCGCTGCGCTGACTCCGGTCTGCTCGTCGAACTCGACGACCTCGACGCCGTGCAGGCGCTGCACGCCGCGCTCTCCGACGCCCCGCCCGAGGGCGTGGTGGACCTGGTCCCCGCCGCGCGGACGCTGTTGCTGCAGCTGGACCCGCGGCGCGCCGACGTCGCCGCGATCGAGGCCGCGGTGCGCGCGGTGGAACCGCGGCGCAGCGTCGGCGGCGACGGCGCGCTGGTGGAGGTGCCGGTGGTCTACGACGGAGCCGACCTCGCGGAGGTGGCCGCGCTGACCGGGCTCACCGAGCGCGAGGTGGTGGACCGGCACACCAGTGCGGAGTGGACGGTCGCGTTCGGCGGTTTCGCACCGGGTTTCGGCTACCTCGCCGGCGGCCCGCCGGAACTGGTGGTGCCGCGACGGTCCGAGTCGCGGACCAAGGTGCCGCCGGGGTCGGTCGGCCTGGCCGGAGCCTTCAGCGGCATCTACCCGCGTGAGTCGCCCGGCGGCTGGCAGCTGATCGGGCGCACCGACCTCGAGGTGTGGCGGGTGGACCGCGATCCGCCGGCGCTGCTGCGCCCCGGCGTGCGAGTGCGTTTCCAGGAGGTCCGATGA
- a CDS encoding putative hydro-lyase — translation MSPEQARAAFRAGLRVPTSGYSAGWTQANLIALPREFAYDFLLFAQRNPRSCPVLDVTEPGETSAAIFAGDLRTDLPAYTVYRDGELVEERTEVTDLWRDDLVAFLVGCSFTFEAALLEAGVPVRHIEAGSNVPMYRTNRACRPAGRLSGPLVVSMRPIPAELVPAAVRVTSRYPSVHGAPVHVGEPGALGIADLDRPDFGDPVEVRPGEVPVFWACGVTPQAAVMQSAPPFAIGHAPGHMAITDARDSDHLVP, via the coding sequence ATGTCCCCGGAGCAGGCGCGCGCGGCGTTCCGCGCCGGGCTGCGCGTGCCCACCTCCGGCTACAGCGCGGGGTGGACCCAGGCCAACCTCATCGCCCTGCCGCGCGAGTTCGCCTACGACTTCCTGCTCTTCGCCCAGCGCAACCCGCGGTCCTGCCCGGTGCTCGACGTGACCGAGCCGGGCGAGACCAGCGCCGCGATCTTCGCCGGCGACCTGCGCACCGACCTGCCCGCCTACACCGTCTACCGGGACGGGGAACTGGTGGAGGAGCGGACCGAGGTCACCGACCTGTGGCGGGACGACCTGGTGGCGTTCCTGGTCGGGTGCAGCTTCACCTTCGAGGCCGCGCTGCTGGAGGCCGGCGTCCCGGTGCGCCACATCGAGGCGGGCAGCAACGTGCCGATGTACCGCACGAACCGCGCGTGCCGCCCGGCCGGACGGCTGTCCGGGCCGCTGGTGGTGTCGATGCGGCCGATCCCCGCCGAGCTCGTGCCCGCCGCGGTGCGCGTCACCTCGCGCTACCCGTCGGTGCACGGTGCCCCGGTGCACGTCGGCGAACCGGGAGCGCTGGGGATCGCCGACCTCGACCGGCCGGACTTCGGCGACCCGGTGGAGGTGCGGCCCGGTGAGGTCCCGGTGTTCTGGGCGTGCGGGGTGACCCCGCAGGCGGCGGTGATGCAGTCCGCACCGCCGTTCGCCATCGGCCACGCACCGGGCCACATGGCCATCACCGACGCCCGCGACAGCGACCACCTGGTCCCGTAG